The following proteins are co-located in the Vanessa tameamea isolate UH-Manoa-2023 chromosome W, ilVanTame1 primary haplotype, whole genome shotgun sequence genome:
- the LOC135194620 gene encoding uncharacterized protein LOC135194620: MPIGKIEPFSVESQNWDSYVRRLKQFITLNSIDDGLKVATLLTLVGVECYNLLCDLCSPDHPEDKEFDELVELLKHHLEPEKSGIAERHIFRQRTQLEGESIRLYLQGLKHLAKTCNFGSKLEENLRDQFVSGLYSEEMRSRIFAEKDIDYKRAVELASALEAAERHASTAGAPVGGEGASADALHRVSGNGPAARARASGAGRSGGAGGAAASSGGGGGDRAADGRVPYARCGRATHTPSKCRYKNFTCDLCGMKGHLKVMCLNKSNHVGPIGKAKSKG, encoded by the coding sequence atgcCCATCGGTAAAATAGAACCTTTTTCGGTCGAATCACAAAACTGGGACAGTTACGTGCGTCGTCTAAAACagtttataactttaaatagtaTCGACGACGGACTTAAAGTTGCCACGTTGTTAACATTAGTCGGTGTCGAGTGTTACAATTTACTTTGTGATTTGTGTTCGCCCGATCACCCGGAGGATAAAGAATTCGATGAGCTCGTTGAATTGCTTAAACATCATTTGGAACCTGAAAAGTCCGGGATAGCCGAGAGACACATTTTTAGACAAAGAACCCAGTTAGAAGGTGAAAGCATTCGTTTATATCTACAAGGATTAAAACATTTGGCTAAGACTTGCAACTTTGGGTCGAAACTGGAGGAGAATCTACGAGATCAATTTGTCTCCGGATTATATAGTGAAGAAATGCGGTCGAGAATATTCGCCGAGAAGGATATCGACTACAAGAGGGCTGTGGAGTTGGCTAGCGCTCTCGAGGCGGCGGAGCGGCACGCGAGCACGGCGGGCGCTCCGGTCGGCGGTGAAGGCGCTAGCGCGGATGCGCTGCACCGGGTGAGCGGCAACGGGCCAGCGGCGCGAGCGCGCGCTAGCGGAGCCGGCCGGAGTGGCGGCGCGGGCGGTGCAGCAGCGAgcagcggcggcggcggcggcgatCGGGCAGCGGACGGGCGCGTGCCGTATGCGCGATGCGGTAGGGCTACTCACACGCCGAGTAAGTGTCGTTACAAAAATTTCACATGTGATTTGTGCGGCATGAAAGGACATTTAAAAGTGatgtgtttaaataaaagtaatcacGTGGGGCCTATTGGAAAGGCAAAGTCGAAAGGttag